ACACTTTATTTTATTGTAGTATCGCTCGCCGCGAACTCCGATAACTATCGGGGCTTCCTTTTTACACAAAAAGGAAGCAAAAGTGTTTTTATTTACCAAAATGAATTAAGTACTGAGAAAACTGCTATCACTGTTTTTCCCAATCCTGCCTTTAATGTTACTAGTATTACAATTGACAAAAGTTTGGGAGACTTAAGTTCATTGAATTCTATAAAACTATTGGTCAGCTACTATTAATTTCGAAGAAAACTGAAAACATGAATATTTCAGAACTACCTGCTGGCATTTATATAATAAAAGCAAAGAATGTGAAAGGCGTCACAACCGTTGCTAAACCGATTAAACAATAAAAAAATCTCTGTTGCAGTTGTTGGGGACACACAGCCACTTGCAATATATTACTTATCTAAATCATACTGCTTAATTTTTCTATATAAAGTCCTTTCGGAGATACCCAATTCGCGGGCAGCTGCTCGTCGTTTGTTTTTATATTTTTCGAGAGCTTTCTTGATGAATTCTAATTCTCTTTTCTCTAATGATAATACTTCATTGGCAGGGCTTTCGCCCACGTCAACCACTTGTGTATCAGGTTGAGATATAATAACGGGTTGTTGTTTACTATATACTTGCTGAGGTGCAACATAAGGTTGCATCATCTGCATAGTATCTTCTTCGCGGGGAATTTTCATGAGGCTTTGCACTTTATCACTTTGTACCATAGAAGCAGCTTCACTTGGGTTTTGAATCATGCCATAAACCACTTGTTTTAAGTCGTTCATATCGCGTCTCAAATCATATAATACTTTGTAAAATATATCACGTTCGCTAAGCCCGTGCTCATTGTTATTGCCATTAAATAGGGCAGGGGTCTGCGGGTTTTCTTTCGGTAGGTAACTATATAATAGTTCGGCGTTGATGCTCTTTTCATTTTCTAAAACCGATAATTGTTCAGTGATGTTTTTGAGCTGCCTGATATTGCCCGGCCAACGATAGTTAATTAATAATTGAGCTGCATCGGGCTGCACAGTGGCGGCTTGGGTTTTATATTTTTCAGCAAAACCTTGGGCAAATTTGCGGAACAACAATACCACATCCTCTCCACGCTCTCGCAAGGGTGGCACTTTAATGGGCACCGTATTTAGTCTATAATAAAGGTCTTCTCTAAATTTGCCTTGTTGCGTAAGTTCTAAAAGGTCCCGGTTTGTTGCTGCTACTACTCTCACATCAGTTTTCTGCGATTTGCTGCTGCCAACTTTTATAAACTCGCCCGACTCAAGAACCCTTAATAAACGGGCCTGGGTTTCTAATGGCAATTCACCTATCTCGTCCAAAAATATGGTTCCTCCGTTCACGGTTTCAAAGTATCCTTTGCGTAATTCGTGTGCTCCAGTATAAGCACCTTTTTCGTGACCGAACAATTCGCTATCTATGGTTCCTTCTGGAATTGCTCCGCAGTTTACCGCTATGAAAGGGCCATGTTTACGGTTGCTTAAAGTATGAATTATTTTGCTAAAGTTTTCTTTACCTACGCCACTCTCACCATTGATTAATACGGTCATTTCGGTGGGGGCTACTTTTATAGCAGTTTCGAGGGCTATATTTAATATGGGTGCATTGCCCACTATCTCGAAACGGTTTTTAATATCTTGTAGATTCATATATTAGGTGAATTGTTGTGGCGTCATTTGCAAATTTAAACCTTAAAAACGATTATACGACTTTTTGGCCACATAAATTAAGGTGTTTAATAATAACAGTAGATTGGAGGATTTTGTTTGGTAGACAAAATGGCAAAGCATAAATGTTTTTCGATTGGCGACAACGCCAAACCGTGGGCAAATCCTTCCAAAATATAATATAATTAGGGTCTGCTCAACAACTCGTCCAACAGGAATAATTGCCTATTTTGAATAAAAATGATAGTATAGCGTGTAATTATTTTCATTTTTCAGTTGAATATAAGCGATGATTCTCCTTTTAATTTAGAGTTAGCAAAACCTTCTGCACGGATATCGAGCAAATAGGCTAAAAAGCCTTGCAGTAAAATCAATGAACTGATTGCAAAAAATGCTGTATTATAGTTAGTTGTATTCAAGTTACAAATGCAACTTTTGTTTTGCAAATTTAGCTAAATAAAATTCATTTGGTGATAAATATTTTAGTTTTTAGAATGGTAATGCCGAACTACAATATGTTTAGTCCCCCTTTTTTTGGACTATTATATATTGAGTTTCGGTATAAAATAGTTCTCCACCTGTGGCGGATTTAGTTTTTAGAATGGTAATGCCGAACTACATCCCGAAAGCCCAGCTTAATCCCGATAATTATAGGGATGCGGGGGGATTAGTCCCTTTCTTTTGGACTATTATATATTGAGTTTCGGTGTAATTGTGCGGGCTCACGCAGGTCTAGTCTATCGAGGCGGATTAAGGTTTTGCCGTCGTGGGAAGTTTCGTGTATGTTCACAAACTTTTCACCATAGGCTACTTCATCAGTGATATAAGAATAGCGAGAATGCACATTGGTGGAGAAAGCCTCGTCGAAGGCTTTAACCATCACCATAAACTCTACTTGCATATCTTTTAATTCATCCAAACTGACATTATATAATGGACTTTTATCGGTTAAAGGGTGAACGATGGTCCAAGTGGTTGGGAACATAGTTACTTTATTTCGTTCCAAATCTAAAGCTGTGTATTGACGAACAGGCTTGCCGTGTATGGTTTTTATATAAGTAATATTTACTTGCACTTCTACTTCTATCAATTGGTTGTCTCGGGCATTGGTCATGCGGAACATCCATGCGTTTATATCTCTGTACGGAGCTATAATACTTGTTTTGGAAAAAAGTATATTAGCCACGGGCCTTGCAAAACGACCATATATAAGTCCGGTAGCTAATGCAAATCCCAATAAGCCCGACAACGATTCGATAGCCGATACAGTTGATGCTATAACACCTACTGGGTTCACCCTTCC
The DNA window shown above is from Bacteroidota bacterium and carries:
- a CDS encoding sigma 54-interacting transcriptional regulator; this encodes MNLQDIKNRFEIVGNAPILNIALETAIKVAPTEMTVLINGESGVGKENFSKIIHTLSNRKHGPFIAVNCGAIPEGTIDSELFGHEKGAYTGAHELRKGYFETVNGGTIFLDEIGELPLETQARLLRVLESGEFIKVGSSKSQKTDVRVVAATNRDLLELTQQGKFREDLYYRLNTVPIKVPPLRERGEDVVLLFRKFAQGFAEKYKTQAATVQPDAAQLLINYRWPGNIRQLKNITEQLSVLENEKSINAELLYSYLPKENPQTPALFNGNNNEHGLSERDIFYKVLYDLRRDMNDLKQVVYGMIQNPSEAASMVQSDKVQSLMKIPREEDTMQMMQPYVAPQQVYSKQQPVIISQPDTQVVDVGESPANEVLSLEKRELEFIKKALEKYKNKRRAAARELGISERTLYRKIKQYDLDK
- a CDS encoding ion channel, which translates into the protein MFHKKQNKNTEPPKDLGFGTQVQSGQGRLINNDGSFNVQRKGLNLLERLSFYHQLIAMPWWKFNMLVFLVYFVANLLFASIYCIIGLEHLGGISPDAAIWDKFWEAFFFSAQTLTTVGYGRVNPVGVIASTVSAIESLSGLLGFALATGLIYGRFARPVANILFSKTSIIAPYRDINAWMFRMTNARDNQLIEVEVQVNITYIKTIHGKPVRQYTALDLERNKVTMFPTTWTIVHPLTDKSPLYNVSLDELKDMQVEFMVMVKAFDEAFSTNVHSRYSYITDEVAYGEKFVNIHETSHDGKTLIRLDRLDLREPAQLHRNSIYNSPKERD